In one Acidobacteriota bacterium genomic region, the following are encoded:
- the acs gene encoding acetate--CoA ligase: protein MPETQVAQQDIQSVLREARKFDPPAEFSQHARIKSMAEYQKLYDASAADPEKFWANVAGELHWFQKWNKVLEWDLPWAKWFLNGKINLSYNCLDRHVQTARKDKTAILWEGEPGEVRTFTYQQLLREVSKCANALKAMGIKPGDRVAIYMGMTPELAIALLACARIGAVHSVIFGGFSANALVDRINDAQCIAVITQDSGYRRGVLVYRRTGSAVEMKKGRDHWWHEVVDKASDNCPAEALDSEDPLFILYTSGTTGKPKGIVHTTAGYAVGVYYTTKMVFDLRDEDIFWCTADIGWVTGHSYIVYGPLQNGATVLMYEGAPNHPDFDRFWQMIDRHKVTIFYTAPTAIRAFIKWGSEYPKRHKLDSLRLLGTVGEPINPEAWMWYRDMIGKNRCPIVDTWWQTETGMIMISPLPGAVPTKPGSATVPLPGVFPDVVTRAGESVPKGSGGLLVLRKPWPAMARTIFNDPDRFVKQYWSDIPGMYFTGDGARKDEDGYYWMMGRVDDVINVAGHRLGTMEIESALVAHPKVAEAAVVGRPDDLKGQAIAAFVTLESGHKPTPEMKDELRKWVVKEIGALARPDDIRFTDTLPKTRSGKIMRRLLRELAGTGEVKGDVTTLEDFSVIAKLSSEEE from the coding sequence ATGCCGGAGACCCAGGTGGCTCAGCAAGACATCCAGTCCGTCCTCCGCGAAGCGCGCAAGTTCGATCCGCCGGCGGAGTTCAGCCAGCATGCTCGCATCAAGAGCATGGCCGAGTACCAGAAGCTCTATGACGCCTCAGCGGCCGATCCCGAAAAGTTCTGGGCCAACGTAGCCGGCGAGCTGCACTGGTTCCAGAAATGGAACAAAGTTCTGGAATGGGACTTGCCCTGGGCAAAGTGGTTTCTCAACGGCAAGATCAATCTCTCCTACAACTGCCTCGACCGCCACGTTCAGACCGCACGCAAGGACAAAACCGCCATCCTCTGGGAAGGGGAGCCCGGAGAGGTTCGCACCTTCACGTATCAGCAGCTTCTGCGCGAAGTCTCGAAGTGCGCGAATGCGCTGAAAGCAATGGGAATCAAGCCGGGCGATCGCGTCGCCATCTACATGGGCATGACGCCGGAGCTAGCGATTGCGCTGCTGGCCTGCGCGCGTATTGGCGCCGTGCATTCAGTGATCTTCGGCGGATTCTCCGCGAACGCTCTCGTCGACCGCATCAACGACGCGCAATGCATCGCCGTCATCACGCAGGACAGCGGATATCGCCGCGGTGTATTGGTATATCGCCGCACCGGATCGGCGGTTGAGATGAAGAAAGGACGCGATCACTGGTGGCACGAAGTGGTCGATAAAGCCTCTGACAACTGCCCCGCCGAAGCGCTCGACTCTGAAGATCCGCTCTTTATTCTTTATACCTCGGGCACGACAGGAAAGCCGAAGGGCATCGTTCATACCACTGCTGGGTATGCCGTCGGCGTGTACTACACCACAAAGATGGTCTTCGACCTCCGCGACGAGGACATCTTCTGGTGTACCGCCGATATCGGATGGGTGACCGGCCATTCCTACATCGTCTATGGGCCACTGCAGAACGGCGCGACGGTACTGATGTATGAAGGCGCGCCCAATCATCCAGACTTCGACCGCTTCTGGCAGATGATCGACCGCCACAAAGTCACGATCTTCTATACCGCGCCCACTGCCATTCGCGCCTTTATCAAGTGGGGCAGCGAATATCCCAAGCGCCACAAACTCGACAGCCTGCGCCTGCTCGGCACCGTCGGCGAGCCCATCAATCCCGAAGCCTGGATGTGGTACCGCGACATGATCGGCAAGAACCGCTGCCCCATTGTCGATACCTGGTGGCAGACCGAAACGGGAATGATCATGATCTCGCCGCTTCCCGGCGCCGTGCCCACAAAGCCGGGATCAGCAACAGTCCCGCTGCCCGGAGTCTTTCCCGATGTGGTAACGCGTGCAGGCGAATCCGTGCCCAAGGGCTCCGGCGGCCTGCTCGTGTTGCGCAAACCGTGGCCGGCGATGGCGCGAACCATCTTCAACGATCCTGATCGCTTCGTGAAGCAATACTGGTCCGACATTCCCGGCATGTACTTCACCGGCGACGGCGCGCGCAAAGACGAAGACGGCTACTACTGGATGATGGGCCGCGTGGACGACGTGATCAATGTTGCCGGACATCGGCTCGGCACCATGGAGATCGAATCAGCTTTGGTCGCACACCCCAAAGTCGCGGAAGCTGCGGTAGTCGGCCGTCCTGACGATCTCAAGGGTCAGGCCATCGCCGCGTTTGTGACACTGGAATCCGGCCACAAGCCCACTCCAGAGATGAAGGACGAGCTGCGCAAGTGGGTTGTCAAAGAAATCGGAGCGCTCGCGCGTCCGGACGATATTCGCTTCACCGACACGCTTCCCAAAACGAGAAGCGGCAAAATCATGCGCCGCCTTCTCCGCGAACTCGCCGGCACAGGCGAAGTGAAAGGCGATGTCACCACACTGGAAGATTTTTCCGTGATCGCAAAGCTAAGCAGCGAAGAAGAGTAG
- a CDS encoding excinuclease ABC subunit C: MKEHCYSVYIVCSRTRVLYIGMTSDLQHRIWQHKNGTFEGFTKKYNCHYLVYFERYDNVFRAIGREKELKRWTRAKKIALIESANPRWQDLSEDWGRQILFPRQSKAEADAIEASRQKLKIPGSS; encoded by the coding sequence GTGAAGGAACACTGCTACTCCGTCTACATCGTGTGCAGCCGCACGCGAGTGCTCTATATCGGCATGACGAGCGACCTGCAACATCGAATTTGGCAGCACAAGAACGGCACGTTCGAAGGCTTTACCAAGAAATACAACTGTCACTATCTCGTGTACTTTGAGCGCTACGACAACGTTTTTCGCGCAATTGGTCGTGAGAAAGAACTAAAGCGCTGGACTCGGGCCAAGAAAATCGCGTTGATTGAGTCGGCTAATCCGCGCTGGCAAGATCTGAGTGAAGATTGGGGCCGACAGATTCTTTTCCCGAGACAGTCCAAAGCAGAAGCCGACGCCATTGAGGCTTCAAGACAAAAACTCAAAATTCCGGGCTCCTCGTGA
- a CDS encoding LacI family transcriptional regulator, producing MKCQNKARRTAKHRENAPVTISSLAQYLKLSPAAVSMVLNSTPKAARFPEKTRKRILAAAAKFNYRPNFVARSLRKQQTFTIGVLVPEISEGYAALVLAGIEDYLLQAGYFYFVVSHRHKTHLLEQYPRLFMDRLVEGIIAVDTTELPFIPQVPTAVVSGHRRMPGITNVVLDHRRAALLALEHLLQLGHRRIAFIKGQPFSSDTETRWSSIRGAARKLGLQIDPDLVTQLQVDSPTPEPGYDVTKSLLAKHRHFTALFAFNDISAIGAIRALLDSGMKVPGDVSVIGFDDIQNAAFQNPRLTTIRQPLRRMGELAAETLLKRIRGTEYHKVIAVEPELIVRESTAAPPIESLEGLGEIGQAAARRER from the coding sequence ATGAAATGCCAAAACAAAGCGCGACGAACCGCTAAGCACCGCGAGAACGCGCCCGTAACCATCAGCAGCCTCGCCCAATACCTGAAGCTCTCCCCCGCCGCAGTTTCGATGGTGCTGAACTCAACTCCCAAGGCCGCGCGTTTTCCCGAAAAGACAAGAAAGCGAATCCTCGCGGCCGCCGCCAAATTCAACTATCGTCCTAATTTCGTCGCGCGCTCCCTGCGTAAGCAGCAGACATTCACGATCGGCGTCCTCGTACCCGAGATAAGCGAGGGCTATGCGGCATTAGTGCTGGCCGGGATCGAGGACTATTTGCTCCAGGCCGGCTACTTTTATTTTGTCGTCAGCCATCGCCATAAGACGCACCTGCTTGAGCAATATCCTCGGCTCTTCATGGATCGACTGGTCGAGGGCATCATTGCAGTCGATACCACCGAGCTGCCCTTTATCCCGCAGGTTCCGACGGCGGTCGTCTCCGGCCATCGCCGCATGCCCGGGATCACTAACGTCGTGCTCGATCATCGCCGCGCCGCTCTGCTGGCCCTCGAACATCTTCTGCAACTCGGCCACCGCCGCATCGCCTTCATCAAAGGCCAGCCCTTCAGCTCCGACACCGAAACCCGCTGGTCTTCAATTCGCGGCGCTGCCCGCAAGCTGGGGCTGCAAATCGATCCCGATCTGGTCACGCAGCTTCAGGTGGATTCACCCACGCCGGAGCCAGGCTACGACGTAACGAAATCGCTGCTGGCCAAGCATCGCCACTTCACCGCGCTATTCGCCTTCAACGATATTTCAGCCATCGGCGCCATTCGCGCTCTTCTCGATTCGGGAATGAAGGTGCCGGGCGATGTCTCTGTGATTGGCTTCGATGACATCCAGAACGCCGCTTTTCAAAACCCACGCCTCACCACGATCCGCCAGCCACTGCGCCGCATGGGCGAACTCGCCGCCGAGACGCTGCTCAAACGAATCCGCGGCACCGAATATCACAAAGTGATCGCAGTAGAACCGGAGCTGATCGTGCGCGAATCAACCGCCGCGCCGCCGATTGAGAGTTTGGAAGGTTTGGGAGAGATAGGACAAGCCGCGGCGCGCAGAGAGCGGTAA